A portion of the Diceros bicornis minor isolate mBicDic1 chromosome 20, mDicBic1.mat.cur, whole genome shotgun sequence genome contains these proteins:
- the PDE4C gene encoding cAMP-specific 3',5'-cyclic phosphodiesterase 4C isoform X2, which produces MQGPPAPAPAPGPSSPRGSPRGSPGLFRKLLVNQSIRLQRRFTVAHPLCFDLENGLSCGRSALDPQAGPGLGRVVQVPAQHSQRRESFLYRSDSDYELSPKATSWNSSVASDLHGEDMIVTPFAQVLASLRTVRNNVAALAHLQGRSVAKQTSVGNPPSGSQHPPPTEDTGQKLALETLDELDWCLDQLETLQTRHSVGEMASNKFKRMLCRELTHLSETSRSGNQVSQYISQTFLDQQTEVELPRVTPTDPPRPMSQISGLRGLPHSASLSAATIPRFGVQTDQEGQLAKELEGTNKWGLDVFKVAELSGNRPLTAIIFSIFQERDLLKTFQIPADMLVTYLLTLEGHYHADVAYHNSLHAADVAQSTHVLLATPALEAVFTDLEVLAAIFASAIHDVDHPGVSNQFLINTNSELALMYNDASVLENHHLAVGFKLLQAENCDIFQNLSAKQRLSLRRMVIDMVLATDMSKHMSLLADLKTMVETKKVTSLGVLLLDNYSDRIQVLQNLVHCADLSNPTKPLPLYRRWTERVMAEFFQQGDRERQSGLDVSPMCDKHTASVEKSQVGFIDYIAHPLWETWADLVHPDAQDLLDTLEDNREWYQSKVPRSPVDPASPEPAGPNRFQFELPLEEAGEVEEEASESPDTESLSPEASLDPGALLLDNQGSVGKPCVEREGNVMAEPCGT; this is translated from the exons CTTTGACCTGGAAAATGGGCTCTCGTGCGGAAGAAGCGCCCTGGACCCTCAGGCCGGGCCTGGCCTTGGCCGGGTCGTCcaggtcccagcccagcacagccaGAGGCGGGAATCCTTCCTGTACCGCTCAGACAGTGACTACGAACTCTCGCCCAAGGCCACGTCCTGGAACTCCTCCGTGGCTAGCGACCT ACACGGAGAAGACATGATTGTGACGCCCTTTGCCCAG GTCCTCGCCAGTCTGCGTACGGTTCGAAACAACGTTGCGGCCCTTGCCCACCTGCAAGGCCGCTCAGTCGCCAA GCAGACATCCGTCGGGAACCCGCCGTCTGGCAGTCAGCACCCCCCACCTACAG AGGACACTGGGCAGAAGCTGGCTTTGGAAACCCTGGATGAGCTGGACTGGTGTCTGGATCAGCTGGAGACACTGCAGACGCGGCACTCGGTGGGGGAGATGGCCTCCAACAAG TTCAAGCGGATGCTGTGCAGAGAGCTGACCCACTTGTCGGAAACCAGCCGCTCTGGGAACCAGGTGTCCCAGTACATATCCCAAACCTTCCTGG ACCAGCAGACTGAGGTGGAGTTGCCCAGGGTGACCCCCACGGATCCCCCGAGGCCCATGTCCCAGATCAGTGGCCTGCGTGGGCTCCCCCATAGTGCCAGCCTTTCTGCAGCCACCATCCCACGCTTTGGGGTCCAGACTGACCAGGAGGGGCAGCTGGCCAAG GAACTGGAAGGCACCAACAAGTGGGGGCTTGATGTGTTCAAGGTGGCAGAGCTAAGCGGAAACCGGCCCCTCACAGCCATTATATTCAGCATCTTTCAG GAACGGGACCTGCTCAAGACATTTCAGATCCCAGCGGACATGCTCGTCACCTACCTGCTGACGCTGGAGGGCCACTACCACGCCGACGTGGCCTACCACAACAGTCTCCACGCCGCTGACGTGGCCCAGTCCACACACGTGCTGCTGGCCACACCCGCCCTTGAG GCCGTTTTCACAGACCTGGAAGTCCTGGCTGCCATCTTCGCGAGCGCCATCCATGACGTGGACCATCCCGGGGTCTCCAACCAGTTTCTCATTAACACCA ACTCAGAGCTGGCGCTCATGTACAACGACGCCTCCGTGCTGGAGAACCACCACCTGGCCGTGGGCTTCAAGCTGCTGCAGGCAGAGAACTGTGACATCTTCCAGAACCTCAGCGCCAAACAGCGGCTGAGTCTGCGCAGGATGGTCATCGATATG GTGCTGGCCACTGACATGTCCAAACACATGAGCCTCTTGGCCGACCTCAAGACCATGGTGGAGACCAAGAAGGTGACAAGCCTCGGGGTCCTGCTGCTCGACAACTACTCCGACCGCATCCAG GTCCTGCAGAACCTGGTGCACTGTGCCGACCTCAGCAACCCCACCAAGCCGCTGCCCCTGTACCGCCGGTGGACGGAGCGCGTCATGGCCGAGTTCTTCCAGCAGGGCGACCGCGAGCGCCAGTCGGGCCTGGACGTCAGCCCCATGTGCGACAAGCACACGGCCTCGGTCGAGAAGTCCCAG GTGGGCTTCATTGACTACATTGCCCACCCGCTATGGGAGACATGGGCCGACCTGGTGCACCCAGATGCCCAGGACCTGCTGGACACACTGGAGGACAACCGCGAGTGGTACCAGAGCAAGGTCCCCCGAAGCCCCGTGGACCCTGCCAGCCCCGAGCCAGCTGGCCCCAACAGATTCCAGTTTGAGCTgcctctggaggaggcaggagaggtaGAGGAGGAGGCCTCGGAGTCACCTGACACTGAGTCCCTGTCCCCTGAGGCCAGCCTGGACCCTGGGGCCCTGCTCCTGGACAACCAGGGGTCCGTGGGCAAGCCCTGTGTGGAACGTGAGGGCAACGTGATGGCTGAGCCATGTGGCACCTAA
- the PDE4C gene encoding cAMP-specific 3',5'-cyclic phosphodiesterase 4C isoform X1, with protein sequence MQGPPAPAPAPGPSSPRGSPRGSPGLFRKLLVNQSIRLQRRFTVAHPLCFDLENGLSCGRSALDPQAGPGLGRVVQVPAQHSQRRESFLYRSDSDYELSPKATSWNSSVASDLHGEDMIVTPFAQVLASLRTVRNNVAALAHLQGRSVAKQTSVGNPPSGSQHPPPTEDTGQKLALETLDELDWCLDQLETLQTRHSVGEMASNKVRRARAPRALASARRAPRHCPRLPLQFKRMLCRELTHLSETSRSGNQVSQYISQTFLDQQTEVELPRVTPTDPPRPMSQISGLRGLPHSASLSAATIPRFGVQTDQEGQLAKELEGTNKWGLDVFKVAELSGNRPLTAIIFSIFQERDLLKTFQIPADMLVTYLLTLEGHYHADVAYHNSLHAADVAQSTHVLLATPALEAVFTDLEVLAAIFASAIHDVDHPGVSNQFLINTNSELALMYNDASVLENHHLAVGFKLLQAENCDIFQNLSAKQRLSLRRMVIDMVLATDMSKHMSLLADLKTMVETKKVTSLGVLLLDNYSDRIQVLQNLVHCADLSNPTKPLPLYRRWTERVMAEFFQQGDRERQSGLDVSPMCDKHTASVEKSQVGFIDYIAHPLWETWADLVHPDAQDLLDTLEDNREWYQSKVPRSPVDPASPEPAGPNRFQFELPLEEAGEVEEEASESPDTESLSPEASLDPGALLLDNQGSVGKPCVEREGNVMAEPCGT encoded by the exons CTTTGACCTGGAAAATGGGCTCTCGTGCGGAAGAAGCGCCCTGGACCCTCAGGCCGGGCCTGGCCTTGGCCGGGTCGTCcaggtcccagcccagcacagccaGAGGCGGGAATCCTTCCTGTACCGCTCAGACAGTGACTACGAACTCTCGCCCAAGGCCACGTCCTGGAACTCCTCCGTGGCTAGCGACCT ACACGGAGAAGACATGATTGTGACGCCCTTTGCCCAG GTCCTCGCCAGTCTGCGTACGGTTCGAAACAACGTTGCGGCCCTTGCCCACCTGCAAGGCCGCTCAGTCGCCAA GCAGACATCCGTCGGGAACCCGCCGTCTGGCAGTCAGCACCCCCCACCTACAG AGGACACTGGGCAGAAGCTGGCTTTGGAAACCCTGGATGAGCTGGACTGGTGTCTGGATCAGCTGGAGACACTGCAGACGCGGCACTCGGTGGGGGAGATGGCCTCCAACAAGGTGAGGAGGGCCAGAGCGCCGAGAGCACTTGCCTCTGCCCGCAGGGCCCCACGTCACTGTCCTCGCCTTCCCCTGCAGTTCAAGCGGATGCTGTGCAGAGAGCTGACCCACTTGTCGGAAACCAGCCGCTCTGGGAACCAGGTGTCCCAGTACATATCCCAAACCTTCCTGG ACCAGCAGACTGAGGTGGAGTTGCCCAGGGTGACCCCCACGGATCCCCCGAGGCCCATGTCCCAGATCAGTGGCCTGCGTGGGCTCCCCCATAGTGCCAGCCTTTCTGCAGCCACCATCCCACGCTTTGGGGTCCAGACTGACCAGGAGGGGCAGCTGGCCAAG GAACTGGAAGGCACCAACAAGTGGGGGCTTGATGTGTTCAAGGTGGCAGAGCTAAGCGGAAACCGGCCCCTCACAGCCATTATATTCAGCATCTTTCAG GAACGGGACCTGCTCAAGACATTTCAGATCCCAGCGGACATGCTCGTCACCTACCTGCTGACGCTGGAGGGCCACTACCACGCCGACGTGGCCTACCACAACAGTCTCCACGCCGCTGACGTGGCCCAGTCCACACACGTGCTGCTGGCCACACCCGCCCTTGAG GCCGTTTTCACAGACCTGGAAGTCCTGGCTGCCATCTTCGCGAGCGCCATCCATGACGTGGACCATCCCGGGGTCTCCAACCAGTTTCTCATTAACACCA ACTCAGAGCTGGCGCTCATGTACAACGACGCCTCCGTGCTGGAGAACCACCACCTGGCCGTGGGCTTCAAGCTGCTGCAGGCAGAGAACTGTGACATCTTCCAGAACCTCAGCGCCAAACAGCGGCTGAGTCTGCGCAGGATGGTCATCGATATG GTGCTGGCCACTGACATGTCCAAACACATGAGCCTCTTGGCCGACCTCAAGACCATGGTGGAGACCAAGAAGGTGACAAGCCTCGGGGTCCTGCTGCTCGACAACTACTCCGACCGCATCCAG GTCCTGCAGAACCTGGTGCACTGTGCCGACCTCAGCAACCCCACCAAGCCGCTGCCCCTGTACCGCCGGTGGACGGAGCGCGTCATGGCCGAGTTCTTCCAGCAGGGCGACCGCGAGCGCCAGTCGGGCCTGGACGTCAGCCCCATGTGCGACAAGCACACGGCCTCGGTCGAGAAGTCCCAG GTGGGCTTCATTGACTACATTGCCCACCCGCTATGGGAGACATGGGCCGACCTGGTGCACCCAGATGCCCAGGACCTGCTGGACACACTGGAGGACAACCGCGAGTGGTACCAGAGCAAGGTCCCCCGAAGCCCCGTGGACCCTGCCAGCCCCGAGCCAGCTGGCCCCAACAGATTCCAGTTTGAGCTgcctctggaggaggcaggagaggtaGAGGAGGAGGCCTCGGAGTCACCTGACACTGAGTCCCTGTCCCCTGAGGCCAGCCTGGACCCTGGGGCCCTGCTCCTGGACAACCAGGGGTCCGTGGGCAAGCCCTGTGTGGAACGTGAGGGCAACGTGATGGCTGAGCCATGTGGCACCTAA
- the PDE4C gene encoding cAMP-specific 3',5'-cyclic phosphodiesterase 4C isoform X4 — MIVTPFAQVLASLRTVRNNVAALAHLQGRSVAKQTSVGNPPSGSQHPPPTEDTGQKLALETLDELDWCLDQLETLQTRHSVGEMASNKVRRARAPRALASARRAPRHCPRLPLQFKRMLCRELTHLSETSRSGNQVSQYISQTFLDQQTEVELPRVTPTDPPRPMSQISGLRGLPHSASLSAATIPRFGVQTDQEGQLAKELEGTNKWGLDVFKVAELSGNRPLTAIIFSIFQERDLLKTFQIPADMLVTYLLTLEGHYHADVAYHNSLHAADVAQSTHVLLATPALEAVFTDLEVLAAIFASAIHDVDHPGVSNQFLINTNSELALMYNDASVLENHHLAVGFKLLQAENCDIFQNLSAKQRLSLRRMVIDMVLATDMSKHMSLLADLKTMVETKKVTSLGVLLLDNYSDRIQVLQNLVHCADLSNPTKPLPLYRRWTERVMAEFFQQGDRERQSGLDVSPMCDKHTASVEKSQVGFIDYIAHPLWETWADLVHPDAQDLLDTLEDNREWYQSKVPRSPVDPASPEPAGPNRFQFELPLEEAGEVEEEASESPDTESLSPEASLDPGALLLDNQGSVGKPCVEREGNVMAEPCGT, encoded by the exons ATGATTGTGACGCCCTTTGCCCAG GTCCTCGCCAGTCTGCGTACGGTTCGAAACAACGTTGCGGCCCTTGCCCACCTGCAAGGCCGCTCAGTCGCCAA GCAGACATCCGTCGGGAACCCGCCGTCTGGCAGTCAGCACCCCCCACCTACAG AGGACACTGGGCAGAAGCTGGCTTTGGAAACCCTGGATGAGCTGGACTGGTGTCTGGATCAGCTGGAGACACTGCAGACGCGGCACTCGGTGGGGGAGATGGCCTCCAACAAGGTGAGGAGGGCCAGAGCGCCGAGAGCACTTGCCTCTGCCCGCAGGGCCCCACGTCACTGTCCTCGCCTTCCCCTGCAGTTCAAGCGGATGCTGTGCAGAGAGCTGACCCACTTGTCGGAAACCAGCCGCTCTGGGAACCAGGTGTCCCAGTACATATCCCAAACCTTCCTGG ACCAGCAGACTGAGGTGGAGTTGCCCAGGGTGACCCCCACGGATCCCCCGAGGCCCATGTCCCAGATCAGTGGCCTGCGTGGGCTCCCCCATAGTGCCAGCCTTTCTGCAGCCACCATCCCACGCTTTGGGGTCCAGACTGACCAGGAGGGGCAGCTGGCCAAG GAACTGGAAGGCACCAACAAGTGGGGGCTTGATGTGTTCAAGGTGGCAGAGCTAAGCGGAAACCGGCCCCTCACAGCCATTATATTCAGCATCTTTCAG GAACGGGACCTGCTCAAGACATTTCAGATCCCAGCGGACATGCTCGTCACCTACCTGCTGACGCTGGAGGGCCACTACCACGCCGACGTGGCCTACCACAACAGTCTCCACGCCGCTGACGTGGCCCAGTCCACACACGTGCTGCTGGCCACACCCGCCCTTGAG GCCGTTTTCACAGACCTGGAAGTCCTGGCTGCCATCTTCGCGAGCGCCATCCATGACGTGGACCATCCCGGGGTCTCCAACCAGTTTCTCATTAACACCA ACTCAGAGCTGGCGCTCATGTACAACGACGCCTCCGTGCTGGAGAACCACCACCTGGCCGTGGGCTTCAAGCTGCTGCAGGCAGAGAACTGTGACATCTTCCAGAACCTCAGCGCCAAACAGCGGCTGAGTCTGCGCAGGATGGTCATCGATATG GTGCTGGCCACTGACATGTCCAAACACATGAGCCTCTTGGCCGACCTCAAGACCATGGTGGAGACCAAGAAGGTGACAAGCCTCGGGGTCCTGCTGCTCGACAACTACTCCGACCGCATCCAG GTCCTGCAGAACCTGGTGCACTGTGCCGACCTCAGCAACCCCACCAAGCCGCTGCCCCTGTACCGCCGGTGGACGGAGCGCGTCATGGCCGAGTTCTTCCAGCAGGGCGACCGCGAGCGCCAGTCGGGCCTGGACGTCAGCCCCATGTGCGACAAGCACACGGCCTCGGTCGAGAAGTCCCAG GTGGGCTTCATTGACTACATTGCCCACCCGCTATGGGAGACATGGGCCGACCTGGTGCACCCAGATGCCCAGGACCTGCTGGACACACTGGAGGACAACCGCGAGTGGTACCAGAGCAAGGTCCCCCGAAGCCCCGTGGACCCTGCCAGCCCCGAGCCAGCTGGCCCCAACAGATTCCAGTTTGAGCTgcctctggaggaggcaggagaggtaGAGGAGGAGGCCTCGGAGTCACCTGACACTGAGTCCCTGTCCCCTGAGGCCAGCCTGGACCCTGGGGCCCTGCTCCTGGACAACCAGGGGTCCGTGGGCAAGCCCTGTGTGGAACGTGAGGGCAACGTGATGGCTGAGCCATGTGGCACCTAA
- the PDE4C gene encoding cAMP-specific 3',5'-cyclic phosphodiesterase 4C isoform X3: MQGPPAPAPAPGPSSPRGSPRGSPGLFRKLLVNQSIRLQRRFTVAHPLCFDLENGLSCGRSALDPQAGPGLGRVVQVPAQHSQRRESFLYRSDSDYELSPKATSWNSSVASDLHGEDMIVTPFAQVLASLRTVRNNVAALAHLQGRSVAKAPRHCPRLPLQFKRMLCRELTHLSETSRSGNQVSQYISQTFLDQQTEVELPRVTPTDPPRPMSQISGLRGLPHSASLSAATIPRFGVQTDQEGQLAKELEGTNKWGLDVFKVAELSGNRPLTAIIFSIFQERDLLKTFQIPADMLVTYLLTLEGHYHADVAYHNSLHAADVAQSTHVLLATPALEAVFTDLEVLAAIFASAIHDVDHPGVSNQFLINTNSELALMYNDASVLENHHLAVGFKLLQAENCDIFQNLSAKQRLSLRRMVIDMVLATDMSKHMSLLADLKTMVETKKVTSLGVLLLDNYSDRIQVLQNLVHCADLSNPTKPLPLYRRWTERVMAEFFQQGDRERQSGLDVSPMCDKHTASVEKSQVGFIDYIAHPLWETWADLVHPDAQDLLDTLEDNREWYQSKVPRSPVDPASPEPAGPNRFQFELPLEEAGEVEEEASESPDTESLSPEASLDPGALLLDNQGSVGKPCVEREGNVMAEPCGT; encoded by the exons CTTTGACCTGGAAAATGGGCTCTCGTGCGGAAGAAGCGCCCTGGACCCTCAGGCCGGGCCTGGCCTTGGCCGGGTCGTCcaggtcccagcccagcacagccaGAGGCGGGAATCCTTCCTGTACCGCTCAGACAGTGACTACGAACTCTCGCCCAAGGCCACGTCCTGGAACTCCTCCGTGGCTAGCGACCT ACACGGAGAAGACATGATTGTGACGCCCTTTGCCCAG GTCCTCGCCAGTCTGCGTACGGTTCGAAACAACGTTGCGGCCCTTGCCCACCTGCAAGGCCGCTCAGTCGCCAA GGCCCCACGTCACTGTCCTCGCCTTCCCCTGCAGTTCAAGCGGATGCTGTGCAGAGAGCTGACCCACTTGTCGGAAACCAGCCGCTCTGGGAACCAGGTGTCCCAGTACATATCCCAAACCTTCCTGG ACCAGCAGACTGAGGTGGAGTTGCCCAGGGTGACCCCCACGGATCCCCCGAGGCCCATGTCCCAGATCAGTGGCCTGCGTGGGCTCCCCCATAGTGCCAGCCTTTCTGCAGCCACCATCCCACGCTTTGGGGTCCAGACTGACCAGGAGGGGCAGCTGGCCAAG GAACTGGAAGGCACCAACAAGTGGGGGCTTGATGTGTTCAAGGTGGCAGAGCTAAGCGGAAACCGGCCCCTCACAGCCATTATATTCAGCATCTTTCAG GAACGGGACCTGCTCAAGACATTTCAGATCCCAGCGGACATGCTCGTCACCTACCTGCTGACGCTGGAGGGCCACTACCACGCCGACGTGGCCTACCACAACAGTCTCCACGCCGCTGACGTGGCCCAGTCCACACACGTGCTGCTGGCCACACCCGCCCTTGAG GCCGTTTTCACAGACCTGGAAGTCCTGGCTGCCATCTTCGCGAGCGCCATCCATGACGTGGACCATCCCGGGGTCTCCAACCAGTTTCTCATTAACACCA ACTCAGAGCTGGCGCTCATGTACAACGACGCCTCCGTGCTGGAGAACCACCACCTGGCCGTGGGCTTCAAGCTGCTGCAGGCAGAGAACTGTGACATCTTCCAGAACCTCAGCGCCAAACAGCGGCTGAGTCTGCGCAGGATGGTCATCGATATG GTGCTGGCCACTGACATGTCCAAACACATGAGCCTCTTGGCCGACCTCAAGACCATGGTGGAGACCAAGAAGGTGACAAGCCTCGGGGTCCTGCTGCTCGACAACTACTCCGACCGCATCCAG GTCCTGCAGAACCTGGTGCACTGTGCCGACCTCAGCAACCCCACCAAGCCGCTGCCCCTGTACCGCCGGTGGACGGAGCGCGTCATGGCCGAGTTCTTCCAGCAGGGCGACCGCGAGCGCCAGTCGGGCCTGGACGTCAGCCCCATGTGCGACAAGCACACGGCCTCGGTCGAGAAGTCCCAG GTGGGCTTCATTGACTACATTGCCCACCCGCTATGGGAGACATGGGCCGACCTGGTGCACCCAGATGCCCAGGACCTGCTGGACACACTGGAGGACAACCGCGAGTGGTACCAGAGCAAGGTCCCCCGAAGCCCCGTGGACCCTGCCAGCCCCGAGCCAGCTGGCCCCAACAGATTCCAGTTTGAGCTgcctctggaggaggcaggagaggtaGAGGAGGAGGCCTCGGAGTCACCTGACACTGAGTCCCTGTCCCCTGAGGCCAGCCTGGACCCTGGGGCCCTGCTCCTGGACAACCAGGGGTCCGTGGGCAAGCCCTGTGTGGAACGTGAGGGCAACGTGATGGCTGAGCCATGTGGCACCTAA